From Rhodococcus sp. B7740, one genomic window encodes:
- a CDS encoding nitroreductase family protein — MTSFPIIDLTPDELLTTTRTVRKRLDLTRPVPMELIKECLEIALQAPSGSNKQGWQWIVVTDPDLRARIGAIYGELFTAYQASKHSASALFADDPERASVQKRVGDSAGWLGEHMGEVPVLLIPCILAGKTLPAGNQAGLWGSLLPAVWNYALAARARGLGTAWTTIHLAKEKEISELLGIPDDFHQGALIPTAYYTGETFKVAPRDPIETVLHVDRW, encoded by the coding sequence GTGACTTCCTTCCCGATCATCGACCTGACTCCCGACGAGTTGCTGACCACGACGCGCACCGTTCGCAAGCGCCTGGACCTGACGCGGCCGGTGCCGATGGAGCTGATCAAGGAATGTCTCGAGATCGCTCTGCAGGCACCGTCCGGCTCGAACAAGCAGGGTTGGCAGTGGATCGTCGTCACCGATCCTGATCTTCGGGCTCGCATCGGTGCGATCTACGGCGAACTGTTCACCGCGTATCAGGCGTCCAAGCATTCCGCGTCGGCGCTGTTCGCAGACGACCCGGAACGTGCCTCGGTGCAGAAGCGCGTCGGCGACAGCGCGGGCTGGCTCGGCGAACACATGGGCGAGGTTCCGGTGCTGCTCATTCCGTGCATCCTGGCCGGCAAGACCCTCCCGGCCGGAAATCAAGCCGGTCTGTGGGGCTCACTCCTGCCCGCGGTATGGAACTATGCCCTGGCTGCGCGGGCGCGTGGTCTCGGAACGGCCTGGACGACAATCCATCTCGCCAAAGAAAAAGAGATCTCCGAGCTGCTCGGCATCCCCGACGACTTCCATCAGGGTGCGCTGATTCCCACGGCGTACTACACGGGTGAGACGTTCAAGGTCGCTCCGCGGGATCCGATCGAAACGGTGCTGCACGTCGACCGCTGGTGA
- a CDS encoding ParB/Srx family N-terminal domain-containing protein, whose amino-acid sequence MVSRRRAALLGTLALISVVSASMTSVATAAPARAASPLCQVADLLPTGSSAGLGYRCAEAGELLDLPIGEVRATQPSLGYDEVYYKLGRYTLGKDEINKKFDDWCEANGQEEAASALPDARLDNPSSFTCTVPVGQETPDTIAPMKTVVIGPGGVPYLTDGHHTLTSFYETADGGPNLHLRLRVVANLSDLSTADFWARMKAEKWVWNYDVDGNEVPVEQLPSGVGLAKFQNDRYRSLTYFARDIGFTPGTIPFQEFYWGAWVRDSGAVDISGWDSNNLTSYLSTVEAVSRAQVAAPKDAVIDSGRTAAELGALNAWNDGKAAGKGEFGKLSAPYSDDKPGKLAYALQYKMGLPR is encoded by the coding sequence ATGGTCTCGCGTCGTAGAGCAGCCCTGCTGGGCACGCTCGCATTGATCTCTGTCGTATCCGCGTCGATGACCAGCGTTGCCACGGCCGCGCCGGCACGGGCAGCGTCGCCCCTGTGTCAGGTCGCCGACCTGCTCCCCACCGGATCGTCGGCAGGCCTCGGCTACCGATGTGCCGAAGCGGGCGAGCTTCTCGATCTGCCGATCGGTGAGGTGCGCGCGACGCAACCCTCGCTCGGATACGACGAGGTGTACTACAAGCTCGGGCGATACACACTCGGCAAGGACGAGATCAACAAGAAGTTCGACGACTGGTGCGAGGCCAACGGCCAGGAAGAGGCCGCGTCGGCGTTGCCTGATGCACGACTGGACAATCCGTCGTCGTTCACCTGCACCGTCCCCGTCGGTCAGGAAACGCCGGACACCATCGCGCCCATGAAGACTGTCGTCATCGGTCCGGGCGGCGTGCCGTACCTGACCGACGGTCACCACACGCTGACCTCCTTCTACGAAACGGCCGACGGTGGACCGAATCTGCACCTTCGCCTGCGGGTGGTCGCGAACCTCAGTGACCTGAGCACAGCCGATTTCTGGGCACGGATGAAGGCCGAGAAGTGGGTGTGGAACTACGACGTCGACGGCAACGAGGTTCCGGTGGAACAACTCCCGTCGGGAGTCGGCCTCGCCAAGTTCCAGAACGACAGATACCGCAGCCTGACGTACTTCGCCCGCGACATCGGCTTCACCCCCGGAACCATCCCCTTCCAGGAATTCTATTGGGGTGCATGGGTTCGCGACTCGGGTGCCGTCGACATCAGCGGCTGGGACAGCAACAACCTGACGAGCTACCTCAGCACCGTCGAGGCGGTGTCGCGTGCACAGGTCGCGGCTCCCAAAGACGCGGTGATCGACAGTGGCCGCACCGCAGCGGAACTCGGCGCGCTGAACGCGTGGAACGACGGTAAGGCAGCCGGCAAGGGAGAATTCGGAAAGCTCTCGGCCCCGTACTCGGACGACAAACCAGGCAAGCTGGCCTACGCCCTGCAGTACAAGATGGGGCTGCCCAGGTAG
- a CDS encoding GNAT family N-acetyltransferase, with protein MTVEPIHTERLTLRLYEPADADRILAYYSDPEVCRYLLHEAWTHTDAVAAVGKRMKRIGLHTQALAMVAEHEGTVVGNVEAWLVDGSPALVELGWTFSPDVAGRGYATEAVTALIEHVFSLPQIHRVSAQLDGRNDASARLAARVGMRREAHFRQNWWCKGEWTDTLVYAMLREDR; from the coding sequence ATGACCGTCGAGCCCATCCACACCGAGCGCCTGACCCTTCGTCTGTACGAACCCGCCGATGCGGACAGGATCCTCGCCTACTACAGCGACCCGGAAGTCTGCCGCTATCTGCTCCACGAAGCGTGGACACACACCGATGCGGTTGCTGCGGTGGGCAAACGGATGAAGCGAATCGGACTGCACACCCAAGCACTCGCGATGGTTGCCGAGCACGAGGGAACGGTGGTGGGAAATGTCGAGGCGTGGTTGGTCGACGGTTCCCCGGCTCTCGTCGAACTCGGCTGGACGTTCTCCCCCGACGTTGCGGGCCGCGGGTACGCCACCGAGGCGGTCACCGCCTTGATCGAGCACGTGTTCTCGTTACCCCAGATCCACCGCGTCAGCGCACAGCTGGACGGCCGGAACGACGCCTCTGCCCGACTGGCCGCGCGGGTCGGGATGCGTCGGGAAGCGCACTTTCGACAGAACTGGTGGTGCAAGGGCGAATGGACCGACACCCTCGTCTACGCGATGTTGCGCGAGGATCGCTGA
- a CDS encoding ABC transporter permease has protein sequence MTSYAAPAGPVDASDSDASDIGSTPVSPKGSAWQRYRWTVVRALSPVVLLVLWQIASAAGVLSERVLPAPSLIFDAGLELLRNGELANALAISGTRVVQGLVLGGVIGVALGALVGLSKLAEATVDPPLQMLRALPHLGLIPLFILWFGIGETPKILLVALGVAFPLYLNTFSAIRQIDRNFLDTAVVLGFSWRQRFTTIIAPSIAPQLLVGLRQSLAIAWLSLIVAEQINAESGLGYIINNARDFLRVDTIIFGLVVYALMGIATDGIVRVLEKRALRYRLDA, from the coding sequence ATGACGTCGTATGCCGCTCCCGCGGGACCCGTGGACGCGAGCGACAGCGATGCCTCCGACATCGGCTCCACACCCGTCTCGCCGAAAGGGTCTGCGTGGCAGCGGTACCGCTGGACCGTCGTGCGCGCTTTGTCGCCGGTCGTCCTCCTCGTTCTGTGGCAGATCGCCAGCGCTGCCGGAGTTCTCTCCGAACGAGTGCTGCCTGCACCGTCACTGATCTTCGATGCAGGTCTGGAATTGCTGCGCAACGGCGAACTGGCGAACGCCCTGGCCATTTCCGGAACTCGCGTAGTCCAGGGGCTCGTGCTCGGTGGGGTGATCGGGGTGGCGCTCGGAGCGCTCGTCGGACTGTCCAAACTTGCCGAGGCAACCGTCGACCCGCCGCTGCAGATGCTGCGCGCGCTACCGCACCTCGGTCTCATCCCGCTGTTCATCCTGTGGTTCGGAATCGGAGAGACTCCCAAGATCCTGCTCGTTGCTCTGGGAGTCGCATTTCCGTTGTACCTGAACACGTTCTCGGCGATCCGCCAGATCGATCGTAATTTCCTCGACACGGCCGTCGTACTCGGTTTCTCGTGGCGTCAGCGGTTCACCACGATCATTGCGCCGAGCATCGCCCCGCAACTGCTGGTGGGACTTCGTCAGTCGTTGGCCATTGCGTGGTTGTCGCTGATCGTGGCCGAGCAGATCAACGCCGAATCCGGGCTCGGCTACATCATCAACAATGCGCGCGATTTCCTGCGGGTGGACACCATCATCTTCGGGCTCGTCGTCTACGCCCTGATGGGAATCGCCACCGACGGCATCGTCCGAGTCCTCGAAAAACGAGCTCTCCGTTACCGATTGGATGCCTGA
- a CDS encoding ABC transporter ATP-binding protein yields the protein MTSTTTSVATLRGIDKFYGASHVLKGVDLSIERGEIVSLVGRSGSGKSTILRVLAGLSTDHTGERHVAGHPAVAFQEPRLFPWRSVRQNVSYGLNTAGVTGNDALTAADATLDEVGLADKRDAWPMTLSGGQAQRAALARALVGEPELLLLDEPFGALDALTRLSMQSLLLDLWGRHRFGILLVTHDVDEAIALGDRVLVLDGGGVAETVTIDLPRPRDRGTAGFSRIRTHLLGALGVH from the coding sequence ATGACCTCGACGACGACCTCGGTCGCCACGCTGCGCGGCATCGACAAGTTCTACGGTGCCAGTCACGTGTTGAAGGGTGTCGACCTGTCCATCGAACGCGGCGAGATCGTCTCGCTGGTGGGAAGATCCGGCTCCGGTAAGTCGACGATCCTGCGCGTTCTGGCAGGACTGTCGACGGATCACACCGGGGAGCGGCATGTCGCCGGGCATCCCGCGGTGGCGTTCCAGGAACCGCGGCTGTTTCCGTGGCGCTCGGTCCGCCAGAACGTGTCCTACGGGCTCAACACAGCCGGCGTGACGGGGAACGATGCGTTGACAGCTGCGGATGCGACCCTCGACGAAGTCGGCCTCGCCGACAAGCGCGACGCATGGCCGATGACGTTGTCCGGCGGCCAAGCTCAGCGCGCCGCATTGGCCAGAGCATTGGTGGGCGAGCCGGAGCTGCTGCTGCTCGACGAACCGTTCGGCGCTCTCGACGCGCTCACTCGGCTGTCCATGCAGTCGCTGCTGCTCGACCTGTGGGGTCGGCACCGATTCGGCATCCTCCTGGTCACGCACGACGTCGACGAGGCAATTGCGTTGGGAGACCGGGTGTTGGTGCTCGACGGGGGTGGCGTCGCCGAGACCGTCACCATCGACCTGCCTCGTCCACGCGACCGAGGAACAGCCGGATTCTCTCGCATCCGCACTCATCTGCTCGGCGCGCTCGGCGTCCACTGA
- a CDS encoding ABC transporter substrate-binding protein, translating into MSSHARSRSLRAVGILAALSLTVVGLTGCVSRGSDTTATEAPELVSNDQLATVTLDVGDQKGGTEALLRASGELDSAPYDVAFSTFTSGPPQVEAATAGQIDFAVTGNTPPVFGVAANARIKVVSAYSNDASGDQILVPPDSTLATFADLRGKKIAVGKGSSAHGHVLLQLQKAGLTTDDVQLVFLQPADALTAFTSGEVDAWAIWDPFTAIAQVQNGSKTLTTAEGVANGYGFGIASQQALDDPAKNTALQDFVVRLAKASAWANANPAEWAAAYSTAVGIDPAAGELAQGRSQRPAIALDDTVIESEQALFDAFVESGSIPGGNTFADFVDTRYADAIADATASSN; encoded by the coding sequence ATGTCGTCACACGCTCGTTCCCGATCGCTGCGCGCCGTCGGGATACTCGCTGCCCTGTCCCTGACGGTTGTCGGACTCACCGGCTGCGTCTCCCGCGGCAGCGACACCACGGCCACCGAAGCGCCCGAACTCGTCTCGAACGATCAGCTCGCCACCGTCACCCTCGACGTCGGCGACCAGAAGGGTGGCACCGAAGCCCTGCTTCGTGCGTCCGGTGAGTTGGACTCTGCGCCGTACGATGTCGCGTTCTCCACCTTCACCTCCGGCCCGCCGCAGGTGGAGGCCGCAACGGCCGGTCAGATCGACTTCGCGGTCACCGGCAACACACCCCCGGTGTTCGGAGTCGCAGCCAATGCGCGCATCAAGGTCGTCTCCGCCTACAGCAACGACGCGAGCGGGGATCAGATTCTCGTGCCGCCCGATTCGACTCTCGCCACGTTCGCCGACCTGCGCGGCAAGAAGATCGCCGTCGGCAAGGGAAGTTCCGCGCACGGCCATGTCCTGCTGCAGTTGCAGAAGGCAGGGTTGACCACCGATGACGTTCAGCTGGTCTTTCTTCAGCCAGCCGATGCGCTGACGGCGTTCACCTCGGGTGAGGTCGACGCCTGGGCGATCTGGGATCCCTTCACCGCGATCGCGCAGGTCCAGAACGGCTCGAAAACGCTCACCACCGCAGAGGGCGTCGCCAACGGCTACGGCTTCGGCATCGCCTCGCAGCAGGCGCTCGACGATCCCGCGAAGAACACTGCCCTGCAGGACTTCGTGGTTCGTCTGGCCAAGGCGTCCGCCTGGGCGAACGCCAACCCGGCCGAGTGGGCGGCGGCGTATTCCACGGCCGTCGGCATCGACCCTGCCGCCGGTGAATTGGCTCAGGGACGAAGCCAGCGACCCGCAATTGCGCTCGACGACACGGTGATCGAGTCCGAGCAGGCACTCTTCGATGCCTTCGTCGAGAGCGGAAGCATTCCCGGCGGCAACACGTTCGCGGACTTCGTCGACACGCGGTACGCCGACGCCATCGCCGACGCCACCGCCTCCAGCAACTGA
- a CDS encoding LLM class flavin-dependent oxidoreductase, translating to MTARIFWFLPTAGDGRSIVGASHASGNLREPAGFRRPSLRYLTEVAQAADRLDFEGVLTPTGTWCEDAWLTTAALLQSTRRLKFLVAFRPGLTPPTLAAQQAATLQRFSEGRVLFNIVTGGDDVEQRRFGDWIDHDRRYARTDEFLELVQRIWTEPSVDHKGEFFEVADARVSEAPDPLPEFWFGGSSEPALEVAAKRVQTYLTWGEPPADARAKIEKVQALADAQGRKLTYGVRLHTISRDTSEEAWAVAQKLLDELPEDQVSQAHALHSSSQSEGQRRMAALHGGSKDSLEIYPNLWAGVGLVRGGAGTALVGSHEEVADLIGEYHDAGFDEFILSGYPHLEEAYHFAEGVRPILDARGITVPARRV from the coding sequence GTGACCGCACGCATCTTCTGGTTCCTTCCCACCGCGGGCGACGGCCGTTCCATCGTCGGCGCCTCCCACGCATCCGGGAACCTCCGCGAACCCGCCGGGTTTCGTCGCCCGTCGCTGCGTTACCTCACCGAGGTGGCGCAGGCTGCGGACCGACTCGACTTCGAGGGCGTGCTGACTCCGACGGGAACCTGGTGCGAGGACGCGTGGCTGACCACGGCTGCTCTACTGCAGAGCACCCGACGGCTGAAGTTCCTCGTCGCCTTCCGTCCCGGCCTCACACCGCCCACGTTGGCGGCGCAGCAGGCGGCGACGTTGCAGCGCTTCTCGGAGGGACGGGTGTTGTTCAACATCGTCACCGGCGGCGACGACGTCGAGCAGCGTCGGTTCGGGGACTGGATAGACCACGATCGTCGCTACGCTCGCACCGACGAGTTTCTCGAACTCGTTCAACGCATCTGGACCGAGCCGTCGGTCGATCACAAGGGTGAGTTCTTCGAGGTGGCCGATGCACGGGTGTCCGAGGCACCGGATCCGTTGCCGGAGTTCTGGTTCGGTGGTTCGTCCGAGCCGGCTCTCGAGGTCGCGGCCAAGCGAGTGCAGACGTACCTGACGTGGGGCGAGCCGCCGGCCGACGCCCGCGCCAAGATCGAGAAGGTGCAGGCGCTCGCGGACGCCCAGGGCCGCAAGCTCACTTACGGCGTTCGCCTGCACACCATCAGCCGTGACACGTCCGAGGAGGCCTGGGCCGTCGCGCAGAAGCTTCTCGACGAGCTTCCCGAGGATCAGGTGTCGCAGGCTCACGCACTGCACTCGTCCTCGCAGTCCGAGGGTCAGCGCCGGATGGCCGCCTTGCACGGCGGCAGCAAGGATTCGCTCGAGATCTACCCGAACTTGTGGGCGGGTGTCGGACTCGTTCGCGGCGGAGCCGGGACGGCCCTGGTCGGTTCGCACGAGGAGGTCGCGGACCTGATCGGCGAATACCACGACGCCGGCTTCGACGAGTTCATCCTCTCGGGCTACCCGCACCTGGAAGAGGCGTATCACTTCGCCGAGGGCGTGCGTCCGATCCTCGATGCGCGCGGAATCACGGTGCCCGCTCGTCGGGTGTAG
- a CDS encoding bifunctional 3,4-dihydroxy-2-butanone-4-phosphate synthase/GTP cyclohydrolase II translates to MSTVEHVLDALRAGKPVFVTDSADRENEGDVILAADRVSPAWTAWTVRNTSGLLCAPMSDARADALELPPMVSNNQDPKKTAYTVTVDAAAGITTGISAADRAKTLQVLADPGAVASDIIRPGHVLPLRARPGGVLERPGHTEAAVDLCALAGLPAVGVIAELVADDGSMMRFPEIENLGTRLNLPVLTIEELIAYRQLRDPAPVAGPARVGRVVETVLTTPHGTFAMFGYTDHETGAEHVALVSGDVTDNALVRVHSECLTGESFLSQRCECGPQLETALERIAAEGGVLVYLRGHEGRGIGLLKKLAAYRLQDEGFDTVQANLELDEPADGREYGGAAAILKDLGLSTVRLLTNNPDKIRGLEAHGVDVSARLPIIVGAARANIRYLETKRSQMGHLLPQGIAQGW, encoded by the coding sequence ATGAGTACCGTCGAACATGTCCTCGATGCCCTCCGGGCCGGAAAGCCGGTGTTCGTCACCGATTCGGCCGATCGGGAGAACGAGGGTGACGTGATCTTGGCGGCGGACCGCGTCAGTCCCGCGTGGACGGCCTGGACCGTCCGCAACACCTCGGGGTTGCTGTGCGCTCCGATGAGCGACGCACGGGCAGATGCCCTGGAGCTACCCCCGATGGTGTCGAACAATCAGGACCCGAAGAAGACGGCTTACACCGTGACCGTCGACGCGGCCGCGGGGATCACCACCGGCATCAGCGCGGCCGACCGTGCGAAGACCTTGCAGGTGCTGGCAGATCCGGGCGCAGTGGCGTCGGACATCATCCGGCCAGGGCACGTTCTCCCTCTGCGCGCTCGCCCGGGTGGGGTTCTGGAACGACCGGGACACACCGAGGCCGCCGTCGACCTGTGTGCTCTCGCCGGGTTGCCCGCCGTGGGAGTGATCGCCGAGCTGGTGGCCGACGACGGATCGATGATGCGCTTTCCCGAGATCGAGAACCTGGGCACCCGTCTGAACCTTCCGGTACTCACCATCGAGGAGCTCATCGCGTACCGCCAACTTCGGGACCCTGCACCGGTTGCCGGGCCCGCTCGCGTCGGGCGGGTGGTGGAGACCGTCCTCACGACCCCACACGGCACGTTCGCGATGTTCGGCTACACAGATCACGAGACCGGGGCCGAGCACGTGGCGCTGGTCTCCGGAGACGTCACCGACAACGCGTTGGTGCGAGTGCATTCGGAGTGCCTCACCGGTGAATCGTTCCTCTCGCAACGGTGCGAGTGTGGTCCGCAACTCGAGACTGCCCTCGAACGAATCGCTGCGGAGGGCGGCGTGCTGGTGTACCTCCGCGGCCACGAAGGTCGCGGCATCGGCTTGCTGAAAAAGCTTGCTGCATATCGACTTCAGGACGAGGGATTCGACACCGTACAAGCCAATCTCGAGCTCGACGAGCCGGCAGATGGACGCGAATACGGCGGCGCCGCAGCCATTCTGAAAGATCTCGGTCTGAGCACAGTCCGCCTGCTGACCAACAATCCGGACAAGATTCGTGGTCTCGAAGCGCACGGGGTCGACGTGAGTGCACGACTGCCGATCATCGTCGGTGCCGCGCGGGCCAACATCCGATACCTGGAAACGAAACGCTCCCAGATGGGTCACCTGCTCCCCCAGGGTATTGCGCAGGGGTGGTGA
- a CDS encoding flavin reductase family protein, producing MTLSTTSFDQSVLRNAFGQFPSGVVAVCAEIDGVQVGMAASSFVAVSIDPPLVAFCVQDTSTTWPKFAAAPRIGISVLGELHDVAARTLAAKTGNRFEGLTTMTTEDGALFIDGASMWLDASVTEQVTAGDHDIVLMRINELEIKDGIAPMVFHGSKFRRLAVDL from the coding sequence ATGACCCTGAGCACCACAAGCTTCGACCAGTCCGTGCTGCGAAACGCGTTCGGACAGTTCCCCAGCGGCGTCGTCGCCGTCTGCGCCGAGATCGACGGAGTACAGGTCGGGATGGCGGCAAGCAGCTTCGTCGCGGTGTCGATCGATCCACCTCTCGTTGCATTCTGTGTTCAGGACACCTCAACCACGTGGCCCAAGTTCGCGGCAGCACCGCGAATCGGGATCAGCGTGCTCGGCGAACTCCACGACGTCGCGGCGCGAACACTCGCGGCGAAGACGGGTAACCGCTTCGAGGGGCTGACGACCATGACGACGGAGGACGGTGCCCTGTTCATCGACGGTGCGAGCATGTGGTTGGACGCCTCGGTGACCGAGCAGGTCACAGCCGGTGACCACGACATCGTTCTGATGCGCATCAACGAACTGGAAATCAAGGACGGCATCGCACCGATGGTGTTCCACGGCAGTAAGTTTCGCCGACTGGCGGTAGACCTCTGA
- a CDS encoding NADPH-dependent FMN reductase produces the protein MKITVVAGNPKPESRTLDAARVLATALTGEPGGTVDVITLGPGLLGWGDAAVQAAVDTVSSSDLVVFASPTFKATYTGVLKLFLDQFAGDTGLKNVVAVPLMLGAGPAHAMAPDLFLKHVLVELGAVTPAPGLYLIDSTYTTDSRITDYATRWGDTILAAARTRTDAS, from the coding sequence ATGAAAATCACCGTAGTGGCGGGCAATCCGAAACCCGAGTCACGAACACTCGACGCCGCCCGCGTTCTCGCCACCGCACTGACGGGTGAGCCGGGCGGAACCGTCGACGTGATCACCCTCGGGCCCGGGCTCCTCGGATGGGGTGACGCCGCAGTTCAGGCTGCAGTGGACACCGTGTCGTCCTCCGATCTCGTCGTCTTCGCAAGTCCGACCTTCAAGGCGACGTACACCGGAGTGCTGAAGTTGTTCCTCGACCAGTTCGCAGGCGACACCGGACTGAAGAATGTCGTTGCCGTTCCGCTCATGTTGGGTGCCGGTCCCGCCCACGCCATGGCACCCGATCTGTTTCTCAAACACGTTCTCGTCGAACTCGGCGCGGTCACACCGGCACCCGGCCTCTACCTCATCGATTCGACCTACACCACCGATTCCCGAATCACCGACTACGCAACTCGCTGGGGCGACACCATTCTCGCCGCTGCCCGAACCCGAACGGATGCATCATGA
- a CDS encoding NtaA/DmoA family FMN-dependent monooxygenase (This protein belongs to a clade of FMN-dependent monooxygenases, within a broader family of flavin-dependent oxidoreductases, the luciferase-like monooxygenase (LMM) family, some of whose members use coenzyme F420 rather than FMN.) — protein sequence MMHLGWFFTTGFGVYGWNQPWSGNVASDVGRPDLFVDAARSLERAGFDYIMLEDSSVLSNVYRGTFESSVRRGTTVRFDPMPLVPLMADATERIGIIATVATTFYPPFLAARLMSTLDHLTKGRVGINLVTASADGAAQNYGLAKQIEHDLRYEMADEWVDVVTQLWDSWDEDALVLDSESGVFADHEKIHTIDFEGKYYASRGPLNVPRGPQGRPVICQAGGSPAGRAFGAKHADTIIANVRGLDAMKEYREDISRRLVEYGRKPDDVKVLFLVSPIMADTDEEALVKRDRMREVQRNNIDGILSAMSYFSSTDFSQFDIDAPVPDLTQYNGHQSTLADMAKTGKTLREIVANYPTTESMELVGTVETVAEKMEEAMEFIGGDGFLIASPVTRKAIAEISDGLAPALRRRGAIRDGYSRTTFRENLAAF from the coding sequence ATGATGCATCTCGGCTGGTTCTTCACGACGGGCTTCGGGGTCTACGGCTGGAACCAGCCGTGGTCGGGCAACGTGGCGTCCGACGTTGGTCGACCCGATCTCTTCGTCGATGCTGCGCGAAGCCTCGAGCGTGCAGGCTTCGACTACATCATGCTCGAGGATTCGTCGGTACTGTCCAACGTCTACCGTGGGACGTTCGAAAGCTCCGTACGCCGCGGCACCACGGTGCGTTTCGACCCGATGCCCCTCGTGCCGCTGATGGCGGACGCCACCGAGCGCATCGGCATCATCGCCACCGTCGCCACGACGTTCTATCCGCCGTTCCTGGCGGCCCGACTGATGTCGACTCTCGACCACCTGACCAAGGGGCGGGTCGGGATCAATCTCGTCACCGCGAGCGCCGACGGAGCCGCACAGAACTACGGACTGGCCAAGCAGATCGAACACGATCTCCGCTACGAGATGGCCGACGAATGGGTGGACGTCGTCACGCAACTGTGGGATTCGTGGGACGAGGACGCCCTGGTTCTGGACTCGGAATCCGGAGTGTTCGCCGATCACGAAAAGATTCACACGATCGATTTCGAGGGCAAGTACTACGCCTCGCGAGGTCCGCTGAACGTCCCGCGCGGCCCCCAGGGTCGTCCGGTCATCTGCCAAGCCGGAGGTTCTCCCGCCGGCCGCGCATTCGGTGCAAAACACGCCGACACCATCATCGCCAATGTCCGCGGACTGGATGCCATGAAGGAATACCGCGAGGACATCAGCCGCAGGCTCGTCGAGTACGGCCGCAAGCCCGACGATGTCAAAGTGCTGTTCCTGGTCAGCCCCATCATGGCCGATACCGACGAGGAAGCTCTGGTCAAACGCGATCGGATGCGCGAAGTGCAACGAAACAACATCGACGGCATCCTGTCGGCGATGTCGTACTTCAGCAGCACCGATTTCTCACAGTTCGACATAGACGCGCCGGTTCCCGATCTGACCCAGTACAACGGGCACCAGAGCACGCTCGCGGACATGGCGAAAACCGGCAAGACCCTGCGCGAGATCGTGGCGAACTATCCGACCACGGAATCGATGGAGCTCGTCGGAACGGTCGAGACAGTGGCCGAGAAAATGGAGGAGGCAATGGAATTCATCGGCGGAGACGGCTTCCTCATCGCATCTCCTGTCACACGCAAAGCCATCGCCGAAATCTCCGACGGTCTCGCTCCGGCGCTGCGTCGTCGCGGAGCGATTCGCGACGGTTATTCGCGAACCACGTTCCGAGAGAACCTCGCTGCCTTCTGA